A window of Fusarium musae strain F31 chromosome 1, whole genome shotgun sequence genomic DNA:
AGCTTTCAAAACAGCCTCCACGCTCTTCTCGTTAGGAGATGGCGTGCCATTTGTTCCTGAGTGGTCCGAATTGATGGAAGAGGCTGACGATGTGACGGCATCCCCGCTATGAACGCTGAGGTTTCCGTTGCTCAGCGAACTAGCAGTCGTACTATTACTGTGACGGTCTTTGCTCTTGTCTGTACCGCGAGCCACCAGATCTTTGTATACTAATTCCAAGTCATCGTTCTTGCTATCAGCCAACACTTGCCAGACAACGCCACGGATTGCACTAGGGATGCCGGTTGCAATAGCTTTGTTCAATTCCTCGGCGCTGGTTCGAGCAACAGCAGCTGGCCCCTCATATACAACAGATTGCCACAAGTCCCAATCAACTTTTTCTTCTGAAATGGCCGAAGGTCCTGCGTTGACTCCCGCTACTGTGCCGGGGGCCAGCCCAGGAATAGGCTGAGGAACAGGCGACGACGGAGGCTTCTCTTGTGGTTGGCCTTCATCACCCGGCAAAGTAAGGCCAAGAGCTCCGTCATATTTACTACTGTCACCTTCGGCGATTGCGCGAgcagcctcttcttgttgtcgcAATTGCTTGAACCTGTCTTTCAGAGTGACCCGTTGGGCAGGATCACCGAGTAGTGAGTCTCcatccttttcctcctcgaGTCGACTCAACATCATTTCAGGATTGCTTGATAGTGTTGCAATCGAACCAGCTGTGTTCCTTCGGCCAGCAGGGGGGGGTGGAAGCGGAGGTTCTCTCTCTTTGCTGGAGCTTCGAGAAAGCCAAGAGAAAGGGCTTGTCAGCTTTCGACTGGGTGGTGGGGGAGGCTGAGGCACTGGTGGGGTGGGCGCAAGTGTAGCTGTTGATGGCACAGGGCTTTTGGAAGCATCAGCGGCGGGCGACCACGGCATAGACGGAAGAGAGATGCTGTTCAGAGATATCGTCTTGCTGTTTGGTTTCGGTGGAAGATCTTTTGGCACTACAAAGATCAGTATTATGCGCAGTGTCATAAGGCAAAGGGAATGTCCATACCTGGAGATGGGGGCGTATCGTCGTCAAGACTAACGTTGTCCAGATTTGAAGTATTGGAAATTCGTGTGGAAGTTATTGACGGTTTGCGTCGTGATTGCTTTCCTTTGACGCTGCCTGCCTCGAATCCAGTGGCTTTATGCTGAGTGACGTTTGTGTCTAGAGTATCCTCTTGGGGATGCAACTCTTCAGACCGCCGATCGGTTCGCTCCTCCACTTCGCTGTCACGGCGTTTAGCCTGTGAAATATTTCGTTTGGTAAGGGACCTTGCCGGGGACTGCGTTACAGCATCTTCGAATTTATCATCAGCGTCAGATGCCTAAAAAAATAAATCAGCATTGAAGCGAAATAAGGGATGGCATCTGTCGTGCGACTGGCACCGCAGTAGGTCGAGGGAGGAATGTGGTATAAACCTACAGACATAGTGTCGTCAGACTCCGTGCCAGACGAGAGTCTTTCGACCTTGGTGTCGTTTTGCGacagctgctgttgttgatttcCCTCAGGCTTGTCATTTGACTCTTCTGGTTTTTCTTTGTGCTTGTCTTCGTGCTTGTCTTCAGCCTTATCCTCATATTTCTCTGCTATGCTGTCTTCGTCTTTTTTGTGCATGCCTAAATCTTCTTGTTTGTCCTTCGTTGTGGttgttgtttctttttcgtcGTGTGCCTCTGGCCCGTCTTGCTTCTCGGACATTTCGTGTGtatcctgctgctgctcttgctttTCAGGCTCGGTATCGGTGTGATGTTGGGCTACCGGCGAGGCGACATTTTGCGGTTGCGACATGGTTGAGGGTGTTAAATGCTTTCAAGGTAACAGTGTGTTGTTCTCGTCGAGGATAAAGGAACGGTTAGGTGGCCTCGACCATGGATCAAACCCGGATAAAGAAGCAATCAATGCAGACTGTATCAGGGAAATTGGGAACGAGAGACTGGGTAGGTACTGCGTCCGGCGGCAGAATGAATGGAAGAGTGCCAGAAGCCAGCTGTTGATTGAGATCCGATTCAAGGGGGGGGTGGCGTTGGTGTTCCTGTCTGCCCCTTACTACGTTGACAGTGGAACTGGAACTAGAATTGGAAGCTCGCAAGGGTTGTGACAGTGAGGCGCTGACGGAGTTCGCCAAAAATAAAATGGGGCGGCCCTGTAGCAAGAGTTCGGGCGAGGCTGGCTGCCTGCCACCGAGAGGTTGATGAACCAGCCTGGTGGACTCTGGGACAATGGATGGACTCAGTGAAAGGGTGCCCTGAAGTTGAGCTCCCCGCCCTGGCCGCCAAGGGGGGCCAGCAGAGCTTGAGAATGGAGCTATTTTAGGAGACGCCCTGATTGTCGATTCAGCTACAAGAAAATGTCAGACACAAAAGTCTGGAATGTAGATGATCCCTTCATTATGTGGCCATTTTGATTAGAGTGTTCTATAGCTGGCTTCGTTTGGAATTCAAAATCGCATCGTTTCGGCTTTGAGGCTTTACCTTGAGTAGTTATCCCAAGGTAATCACACTGCACTGGGCTTCGAAGTTGTGTAGAATACTGCCCTGTCGTGTCTGTGCAGAAATCCCTACTTGAAATCATGGAGAGGATCCTGTCTTTGATTTGAGTTTGCTGCACACGGTCAACTCAGTTTTACTGGTAGGTCCTGTGGCAATTTCGTGATAAGGGTTTTGTGAGATGACTTGGGAATTTTATTCCCGCCGGGATGGTCAAATAACATCTCACTTGGCTGTCAGATGGGGTTAAACAAAATCATGCCTCTAGATTCAGTACTTACAATTTTAGTCTTCGGGGTCTACCTGTCATTCAAGTTCCGGCTTTTCTGTAACAACAGCGTTCTCATTCTCACACTTGCCAGCGTTTCCCACCATCCAATATTTTCCATGTCACAGCAtacctactaggtacctaggtatctaGGTACGGTATTGTAACCAGCTGACGCCACATTTAACACTCTCGCTCTTGGATATCACTAACTCTCTCAATAATCTGCAGATaaccttttattttattttcaCTTTGCACTCCAACGGCGTCAGGGTCTGTCTGGATGCATGTAATGTGGTTACGTTCCATTCTCGATTTCACGTTGATGTCATAAGCGCATTAGGTTTATGTACAGTCGAAATACAGAGTAGGCACTCGGGATATAGCAAGACGGCAGGACGGGTTAGGTGTTAGACTAAGCCAAAAGTTTGTGGGAGGGACCCTTGCTGTAGCAATGGATATCTCCCTATGCCTTGGGGAGCAAGGGAATATTGGAACTTGATACAGGGTGTCCaaataaacttggcaaaAATATCCTAAACTCATACCGAGGAGCCTGGCGAGTTACctgagtctttttgtcatttaagGTcgaggtcccgagttttctttcctcccatCGCTATGGTCATGAGACTGACTAATATCAGGCCAATATTTTGTTTCACGAGTCCTTTTCTGGCTTAGAGATACGTGGGTCTCGTAGTATCCAATGGTGACCTGAGAGTGCCTGTTTCAAGGCCAAATTCCCTAGCCCAGTCTTAGCGGTAACTTATACCTGTTGGTTCGAGCCGGGAGGGGGACCAACTAAGCCAGCTTAGTTGGGCACAAAACCTTGAGACACGTACAAAAGGGTGAGACGGATTGATCACACTAAAATTTAGGTATAAAAACCGGAAATAAGggaaataaaagttatattattaataactatataactaatttaGTTAGCAAtctatataaaacttaataaaactctttaaaaaaagagctatttaatactactttttttacttatatagcatttttttataattaattatccTTAAAAAACTAGGTTTTccttaaaaaaactaaaaatagaaattcTTAGTATTTTTACCTATTTTTAcctcttttaaaagctatataataaaatagctaaaaattttctaaaaataataccttatagagttaattttaagctatttagtaatattatttttatttttatagaattttt
This region includes:
- a CDS encoding hypothetical protein (EggNog:ENOG41), with translation MSQPQNVASPVAQHHTDTEPEKQEQQQDTHEMSEKQDGPEAHDEKETTTTTKDKQEDLGMHKKDEDSIAEKYEDKAEDKHEDKHKEKPEESNDKPEGNQQQQLSQNDTKVERLSSGTESDDTMSASDADDKFEDAVTQSPARSLTKRNISQAKRRDSEVEERTDRRSEELHPQEDTLDTNVTQHKATGFEAGSVKGKQSRRKPSITSTRISNTSNLDNVSLDDDTPPSPVPKDLPPKPNSKTISLNSISLPSMPWSPAADASKSPVPSTATLAPTPPVPQPPPPPSRKLTSPFSWLSRSSSKEREPPLPPPPAGRRNTAGSIATLSSNPEMMLSRLEEEKDGDSLLGDPAQRVTLKDRFKQLRQQEEAARAIAEGDSSKYDGALGLTLPGDEGQPQEKPPSSPVPQPIPGLAPGTVAGVNAGPSAISEEKVDWDLWQSVVYEGPAAVARTSAEELNKAIATGIPSAIRGVVWQVLADSKNDDLELVYKDLVARGTDKSKDRHSNSTTASSLSNGNLSVHSGDAVTSSASSINSDHSGTNGTPSPNEKSVEAVLKAQAAAAAERKRKDKEDAATLQRLEKTIRRDLGARTSYSKYAAAAGLQEGLFGVCKAYALFDEGVGYAQGMNFLIMPLLFNMPEQEAFCLLVRLMNHYKLRDLFIQDMPGLHMHLYQFERLLEDFEPALYCHLHRRGISPHLYATQWFLTLFAYRFPLQLVLRIYDLIFSEGLSAILRFGIVLMQKNASILLGLSDMQQLTTYLKDKLFDVYIDKDPSHDSLLENGFFGSSSSSIDKEVYRADQLVKDACEVKITPEMLKSYTTEWEEKTKAEKDRENELLELRTMNHNLSIQVRKLEERVEVCDREQADLATELVHTKVENQELKDENDSMRGQVRELKIVIEKQPMEIEETWKLERDDLMKRNMHVHEENQRLEKELSELEEELVQTKLRYAEINSQHETLNRKWTDLKRQFA